In Leptospira sp. WS58.C1, a single genomic region encodes these proteins:
- a CDS encoding nuclear transport factor 2 family protein, which yields MNTLEKEWLENFIRFWAAPQSRFELLRSLFAENIKLIAPGTPTVRGLRRALMLFEKTFQEMPDLHATIHRYAFRDDILFIEMTFMATIAGESFAWDNIDRFLLANGKALERKAFFDPTELQRRIGNHSK from the coding sequence ATGAATACCCTGGAAAAAGAATGGTTGGAAAATTTTATTCGGTTTTGGGCGGCGCCTCAAAGCCGGTTTGAATTATTGCGTTCCCTATTTGCAGAAAATATCAAATTGATTGCACCAGGAACACCAACAGTGCGCGGGTTGAGGCGTGCGCTCATGTTGTTTGAAAAAACATTCCAAGAGATGCCTGACCTGCACGCAACTATACATCGTTATGCATTTAGAGACGATATATTATTCATAGAGATGACTTTCATGGCGACCATCGCGGGTGAATCATTCGCTTGGGATAACATTGATCGGTTTTTGTTAGCTAATGGAAAAGCTTTGGAAAGAAAGGCATTTTTTGATCCAACGGAATTGCAGAGACGTATCGGTAATCATTCCAAGTGA
- a CDS encoding glycosyl hydrolase family 5 — translation MKILMALMIVCFSSCGNVGSGNIDNSVFSLLNISESEGQTNKYEVNAATDSATVSHSLDYIGSESDRKILLGTKSYSGSTDRIFVDGLGRETYFRGFNLAGNTKLLSDGFKPFRNTADAENAFSLLGQSAGSNMVRYLIAWEGVHPSVDTIDYAYLDAVILQLKAAAARRMYILLDYHQDLFSRYLFNKGSWYTGNGAPAWIISGGSYPQESCGICFIWGQNLFTNEAVRRGFRNFWNNAPISVPNGTRNMQTEYIWQIGKVLSYIKNNLSSQEFDYVLGLDPFNEPADGGMEGLSPAQWDNQKLWPFYYKVRQSLDQNGWENKWVYAEPMVFWNTNFGGIATGGGYLTSKPGQGFVFNSHFYDAGRLSLDLTGIDNGTYFKALDEIRKEARFLDIPVFLSEFGMKLKGVGAQDTARLISGVYQAMEISDQQQSKKTRFADFYNPVVSGTEWHWDYYYDNHKEYMNGNTSKLLTAKDAWNDEDFSVIGNYGTKSNMDYHVLQRGYPRKIQGSLMSFYYNTIGYDTWNNVFKWGAVRTTDTGTNHFGDRRFIVVIWTGKRSDAPTEVYIPPHFSGSDLVLITDKVIYNKGIPTSPQNRSNEAVFFPDPSRVNGSGNILAVWDDLDADEDPENSVHFLVAVDAAGTSYSDTLLSSIQNELKTRVLVQKKSPIYMIGKMTYGGYPSK, via the coding sequence ATGAAAATACTAATGGCATTGATGATTGTTTGTTTCTCTTCTTGTGGGAACGTAGGCTCAGGCAATATCGATAATTCCGTTTTTTCTTTGTTAAACATATCCGAATCGGAAGGACAAACAAACAAATACGAAGTAAATGCCGCAACAGACTCCGCAACCGTTTCTCACTCTCTGGATTATATAGGTTCCGAATCCGATCGGAAAATTCTACTGGGAACAAAATCTTATTCCGGGTCAACGGATCGGATCTTCGTGGATGGTTTAGGAAGGGAAACGTATTTCAGAGGGTTTAATTTAGCTGGGAATACGAAACTTCTTTCCGATGGATTTAAGCCATTTCGAAATACTGCGGATGCGGAGAATGCTTTCTCTCTTCTTGGTCAATCTGCAGGCTCCAATATGGTTCGATATTTAATCGCTTGGGAAGGAGTCCATCCTTCCGTGGATACGATCGACTATGCATATCTGGATGCTGTCATCCTTCAACTTAAAGCGGCCGCAGCGCGCAGAATGTACATCTTATTGGATTATCACCAGGACTTATTCTCCAGATATTTATTTAATAAAGGTTCTTGGTATACCGGAAACGGAGCTCCTGCGTGGATAATTTCAGGCGGATCTTACCCTCAGGAATCCTGCGGGATCTGTTTTATTTGGGGCCAAAATCTTTTTACCAACGAAGCGGTCCGCCGAGGATTCCGTAATTTTTGGAATAACGCCCCGATCTCGGTTCCCAATGGTACTAGGAACATGCAAACGGAATATATCTGGCAGATCGGAAAAGTTTTATCCTATATTAAAAATAACTTATCTAGTCAAGAGTTCGATTATGTTCTCGGACTGGATCCATTCAACGAACCGGCAGACGGAGGTATGGAAGGCCTTTCGCCCGCTCAATGGGACAACCAAAAACTTTGGCCTTTCTATTATAAGGTAAGACAATCCTTGGACCAAAACGGTTGGGAAAACAAATGGGTGTACGCGGAGCCGATGGTATTTTGGAATACCAACTTCGGCGGAATTGCGACAGGCGGAGGTTATTTGACTTCTAAACCTGGCCAAGGTTTTGTTTTTAATTCTCACTTTTACGATGCAGGTAGATTGAGTTTGGATCTAACGGGGATCGACAATGGAACTTATTTCAAAGCATTGGATGAGATAAGAAAAGAAGCTAGATTTTTGGATATTCCCGTTTTCTTAAGCGAGTTCGGAATGAAATTGAAAGGAGTAGGAGCTCAGGACACTGCACGTTTAATCAGCGGAGTCTACCAAGCCATGGAAATCTCCGACCAGCAACAGTCTAAGAAAACTCGATTCGCCGATTTCTATAACCCTGTCGTGTCCGGTACGGAATGGCATTGGGACTATTATTACGATAATCATAAAGAATACATGAATGGTAATACTTCCAAACTTCTGACCGCTAAGGATGCTTGGAACGACGAGGACTTCTCCGTAATCGGAAATTATGGAACCAAATCCAATATGGACTATCACGTCCTACAAAGAGGTTATCCAAGAAAGATCCAAGGTTCTCTCATGAGTTTCTATTATAATACGATCGGATATGATACATGGAATAATGTCTTTAAATGGGGAGCGGTTCGGACTACAGATACCGGCACAAATCATTTCGGAGATAGAAGATTTATCGTAGTGATCTGGACAGGTAAACGTTCCGATGCTCCTACGGAAGTATACATTCCTCCTCATTTTTCCGGTTCCGATCTAGTTCTGATCACCGACAAAGTAATCTATAATAAAGGAATTCCCACAAGCCCCCAAAATAGATCCAACGAAGCCGTTTTTTTCCCTGATCCGAGTAGAGTGAACGGTTCCGGAAATATTTTAGCGGTT